Below is a genomic region from Treponema sp. OMZ 798.
ATATTTATATTACACGGGCGAATACAAGGGCGGTTTAGGCGATATAGGCGAAAAAGATAAAAGCAGCATTGCAAATGTATTCCGCAAGGGGTACGGCGATGTCGGGTTACAGTTACACACCGCCGTTAATTGGTATTTACGCGGCGTTTCCAACGGTTCACAAAAGATTGCTCCGCCCGGTATTGTGCAAGACGTATTTACGGGACAGGAAGATTTAAACAAGCTGATAGAAGTCCGTTACGCGCATAACAAAAAAGAGTTTGAAGATATGATAAATGGTGCTTTAAATGATGGACATGCTATTGCCGTTGTTATAAAACCGAAAACCAATATTATCGATCCGCTGCATGTCGTTACCGTTTGGGGCGTTGTTTTTGACGAAGACGATAACATCGTTGAACTGTGGACTTCCGATTCCAATGACAGAAACTCGCATATTGTAAAATTCGGCGTATATTATCCTGATGGAATACCGCATAAAATAAACTATGCTGCTCCGAACGATAAGGGAGACACCCGCATTGAAGAAGTAGCTGTTATGAAATCGGCAAAAAAAGAATTTAAAGCATGGCTGGATGCCGCGAACTGAAAATTGTGAGTTTTTAGAAACACAATGTCCGCACGCTGATAATGCGCTGCGGATATATTTTAAGGAGATTTAAATGAATAAAAAACGGATATTATATGCAGGTTTATTCGGTGCTCTTACGGCGCTCATTGTACTGCTTGCCGGCTGTCCGAATAGTCTCGCAAAAACAAACCCTTCCGGCGGCGGTACTGTCAAACCGCACTCGGGACAGGGACAAAACCCGGACAATTCCGGGCAGCCCGCTCCGTTTATACCGAAGTATGTTCCGGTAACTGAAGTTGTTCTTCACGATGTAAATGATGAACTTATCGAAGAAGATACTACTTTACCGGTTAAGTTGGGGGAACAGTTTCAGCTGAAACCCGTTATTAAACCGGAAAATGCGACAAATAAAGAAGTGAAATATACGTATGAGGAGAATCTGGTTTCAGTTACGGAAACCGGTCTGGTTACGGCAATTGGAAAAGGAACTGCAACCGTTAATATTTGGGTCGACGGTAAGAAACGTACTTCTATCCGTTTCCAGATAAAGGACGATTCTACGTTTGTGTTCAGCCAGCCGAAAATAGAATCCGATCATCAGGCTTCCTCTACGGTGTTGTCTGTTGCAAAAAAAACACAATATTCAACATATAATTGTACCGTCAGATATGCTTACGGGAACGGCAATTGGGTGGAAACGACATCTGTTTCGGCAGAGAATATTGATACAATTACCGTAAAGCTTAAAGAAAATAAATCGGCATTTGAACGAAGGGCTTATCTTGTATTTAAAACCAATACTGCCAAACCAACCCTCATTCGTGAAATACCGATTATTCAAAAAGTTTGTCCCGCTCCCGTGCTTAGAACCGAATGGGTGCACGGTATAACACCGCCTTCCGACAGTGAATTGGAGCACGGCGGGCATAGTGTAAATCCCAAATATGGTGTCTGGAAAGAAACTCAAACGACTATGTGGTTTAATGCAAAAAAATCACAAGATAATACAGATGATCAGATGTGTTGGGCAATGTCAACCGCCGATCTTTTACATTGGTGGATGAAGCAAAATGAAGAGAACCTGAAGCGTGTTATTCAACAAAAAGGCATATCTCCCGATACTGATGACTATAAATTATATCTGGGTGAATATAATAGAAATTTATCGGAGCGAAAAAGCGGTGTTGCCAATGTGTTCCGAAAGCGTTTTAAAAATAGTGTGCACGGTACTGCATTAAATAGTGCTGCCGGCTGGTATTTATTGGGTATGACTGCCGGAGGAGAGCTAACCCCTCAGTATAGTGCCGAACCGGCTCCCGGTATTGTACAAGGTATATTTTCCGATTTAAATGATTTGATAGTACCACGCTATGTGCACAACAAAGAAGAATTTGAAAACACAATAAAGGATGCATTTGATAAACACAACGCTCTTGCAGTGCAGTTTATATTGGGGAACAACGCCGGTCTTCATGTTGTTACCGTCTGGGGTGTTGAATTTGATGCCGATGACAATATAACTGCATTATGGGTTTCCGATTCCAATGATGCAAACTCCCATCTTACCAAATTCGGGGTGCATTATCCCGATGGAAGGCCGCACAAAATAAATTACGCTGTAGCTAATGATAGCGGGAAAACGCTTATCACCGATGTAATTACCATGAAAAACGCAAAAGAGCAATTTAAAACATGGCTGGATGCTCATCCGTAAGATGAGTTTTTACCGTAGAAAAAAAGGCTCCGCCGATTTGGGGAGCCTTTTTTTATCAGCCGCTTTAGTGCAAGCCCGTTTCATTTTTTAGGGCGGTTACGGCAGCGGTAATTTCATTTGAAGCGGTGCTGAATGAACTTCCCGTATTGAGCATAGCTTCCGCTTCGGTAAATTTTCCGTCATTAATTGCAAAGGCTACCTTGCCCGCTTCAACATGAAAAGCGGCATGTTTAGCTACACAGTTTTTGTATGAGGCCAAGTTACCGTATTTTGTTTTTGCTTCTCCGTGCAGCCATTTTCCGAATTCGCATTCCGAATCCTTAGAAATGATTCCTGCATCAAGTTTTTCCTTTGTTGATATTGCTGCCCTAAGTTTAACCTTCCAATCTACATGAACTTTGACTGCATTAGTAAGATTAATGCCGGAAGTTTCCTTTTTTGTTTTTACGAGGCTTATTTCGCCGCTTACTTTGAATTTTCCTACTTCCTTAACAAGATTATCAATGCTTTGTTTATTTTTTTCAGTTATTACAGCAACATCTTCCATTGCATTACCAATATGGGCAGCTCCTTTAGCAATCTCATTCATACTGCCGGTTATAACATGGGTTAGGCCGTCCAGTTTATTCATTTCCTCTGCGACCCCTTCTCCGCCTTTGAGCATTTCTTCCGAACCTGCTTGAACTTCGGCGGTAATTCTGTTTATGTCTTTGATGGCCATCAACACTTCTTGACTCCCATGCTGCTGCTCCGCCATGGCATTCATCAAAGTTGTGCTCATTTGTTTTACTTGCTCAGATAGGTTGAAGATAGCATTAAACTTTGATTCAGCCGTCTTTGCAGAATCAGACAATATTTCGATTTCTCCGGATAGGTTTTTTAATGTTGAGGTAATTGTTTTTCCCTGAGTACTTGATTCTTCTGCAAGTTTTCTGATTTCATCGGCAACAACGGCAAAACCTTTTCCTGCTTCTCCTGCATGGGCCGCTTCGATGGCTGCATTCATAGCCAAAAGATTTGTCTGACTTGCAATGTGTTGAATAACCGTCGAAGCTTCCAATAAGCCGCCTGACTCTTCGGATATTTTTTGTGTTACTGTATTTGCGTTTGTAACGGTATCTTTACCGTCTGCAGTGGCTTCTGCAAGAGTTTTAATAACATTATCGGTTTTTCCCAGAGTGTTTGTTATGGAGCTTATGTTTGCGACCATTTCTTCAATAGCCGAAGATGATTCGGCAACACTCGCTGCTTGACTTTCAATACTGCCGTTAAGCTGTTTTATGGTACGGATTATTTCTTCTACTGTGGCGGCTGTCTCGGTAACACTTGCCGCCTGTGTCATTGCTTGCTGTTTTACATCTTCAATGTTTGCAGTGATTTGTTGAACCGATCCGGCTGTTTCATTCATATTGCCGGCAAGTTCGGTTGCTATGTTTTCCATTGTTACGGTATTCACTCCTACAGCCTGAATGGAATCTTCTATTTTTTTGATTGTTTGGTTAAAGTAATTCGATAGATCGGTGATTTCGTCATTTCCTTTAAGCGGAAGTCTTACCGTTAAATCGCCTCCCCCTTGTGAAATATTTTTTAAGGCTGTAACGACTCCGTTAATAGGTTTTACAATGCGTAATGCTACAAGGAAAATTACGATAAGGGAGCTTATTAAAATAATTATACCCACGATATAAAGGGATTTTTTTAAGATAGCGATTGTTCCCATAAATTCGTCTATTGGTGCGGAAATGATAACCGTCCAATCCGTTACTTTAATATGAGCGAAAGAAGCTATTTCAAGCTCATCTTCCCAATAAAAAGAACCTACTGCCGGCTCTTTTTCGGCTAGGGCTTTTTTTTCGAACGCCGCTATGCTTGCAAAAGCCGGATCATTTTTTGCTTTGTTCTCGCTTGATTCAAGTTTTGAAACAAGACTTAAATCTTTATCGGCAATTGTTATTCCGCTTAGGCCTATGATATAACAGCCGCCTGTTTCTCCTACGGTTATATCTTTTATTTCGTTTGATAAATGAAGCCCGTTAATGGCTGCTGCCAGCACACCTATTATTTTGCTGTCGCTATTATAAATGGGAACAGCATATACGCTGATTAAAGAACCGTCAGAGCGGGATGTTATCGGTTCTGAAGCAAATCGTTTACCTGATGCGGCGGTCTTATACCATGCAAGGTCTCCTACAAATATAGTGCCTCCGGTATTTGCATAACGGTTACCTTTCATGTCTGTTATATTCAGTTCTAATATAGTTTTATCCAAGGCACTTTGTTTTTGTAAATATCGTGATTTTTCAAGATAGCTTGTTTCTGTATCGCTCAGTACAGGAGATCTTGCAATGCCTTCCAA
It encodes:
- a CDS encoding IdeS/Mac family cysteine endopeptidase (This family includes IgM or IgG-cleaving cysteine proteases.), which translates into the protein MNKKRILYAGLFGALTALIVLLAGCPNSLAKTNPSGGGTVKPHSGQGQNPDNSGQPAPFIPKYVPVTEVVLHDVNDELIEEDTTLPVKLGEQFQLKPVIKPENATNKEVKYTYEENLVSVTETGLVTAIGKGTATVNIWVDGKKRTSIRFQIKDDSTFVFSQPKIESDHQASSTVLSVAKKTQYSTYNCTVRYAYGNGNWVETTSVSAENIDTITVKLKENKSAFERRAYLVFKTNTAKPTLIREIPIIQKVCPAPVLRTEWVHGITPPSDSELEHGGHSVNPKYGVWKETQTTMWFNAKKSQDNTDDQMCWAMSTADLLHWWMKQNEENLKRVIQQKGISPDTDDYKLYLGEYNRNLSERKSGVANVFRKRFKNSVHGTALNSAAGWYLLGMTAGGELTPQYSAEPAPGIVQGIFSDLNDLIVPRYVHNKEEFENTIKDAFDKHNALAVQFILGNNAGLHVVTVWGVEFDADDNITALWVSDSNDANSHLTKFGVHYPDGRPHKINYAVANDSGKTLITDVITMKNAKEQFKTWLDAHP
- a CDS encoding CZB domain-containing protein is translated as MSLVKTKKETSGINLTNAVKVHVDWKVKLRAAISTKEKLDAGIISKDSECEFGKWLHGEAKTKYGNLASYKNCVAKHAAFHVEAGKVAFAINDGKFTEAEAMLNTGSSFSTASNEITAAVTALKNETGLH